The DNA window CGGTGAACTGAAGACGAATTTCGCAGCCGCGTAAAGAATTTACGACTGCGTAAAGGCTGTGATCCTGCCCTCCTGACTGGATGCGTAGCGCAATAGGCGTTACATTCGAAGCCGATGCTCAGGGCTTTGCGAGCTGTCAACGTTGATGACGGCGGAGCTGCTGATTCGCCCCGGAAAGGCACCGAGCTAAATGGCTGTTGCACGCAAGTTAGAACCGCACTTCGAAGACGTCCAGGCGCATTACGACCTGTCCGACGAATTCTTCCGGCTCTGGCTGGACCCCAGCCAGACCTACAGCTGCGCCTATTTCGAGCGCGACGACATGACGCTGGAAGAAGCGCAACTGGCCAAAATCGACCTCGCGCTGGGCAAGCTGGGCCTGCAGCCCGGGATGACGCTGCTCGACGTCGGTTGCGGCTGGGGTTCGACCATGATGCGAGCCATCGAGCGCTACGACGTCAACGTCATCGGACTCACCTTGAGCGAGAACCAAAAGGCCCATGTGGAACGGATTTTCGCGAAATCCGACAGTCCGCGCGACAAGCAGGTGCGGCTGCAGGGCTGGGAGCAGTTCGACGAGCCCGTTGACCGCATCGTGAGCATCGGGGCGTTCGAACACTTCGGCTTCGACCGCTACGCCGACTTCTTCAAGATGGCCTACGCCGCGCTGCCCGACGACGGCGTCATGCTGCTGCACACCATCACCGCGCTGACGCTGCCGCAGATGGCCGACCGCAAGATTCCGCTGACCTTCGAGGTGGCGCGGTTTGTGAAGTTCATCCTCACCGAGATCTTCCCGGGTGGGCGCCTGCCGTCGATCGAGAAGGTCTCCGAGTACGCGACTCCGGCCGGGTTCACGCTGACCCGCCGCCAGTCGCTGCAACTGCACTATGCGCGCACTCTGGACACCTGGGCCGGGGCGCTCGCGGCGCACAAGGACCAGGCAATCGCTGTGCAGTCCGAAGAGGTCTACAACCGTTATATGCACTACCTAACGGGCTGCGCGCACGGCTTCCGCACTGGCTATATCGA is part of the Mycolicibacterium tusciae JS617 genome and encodes:
- a CDS encoding cyclopropane mycolic acid synthase family methyltransferase, with translation MAVARKLEPHFEDVQAHYDLSDEFFRLWLDPSQTYSCAYFERDDMTLEEAQLAKIDLALGKLGLQPGMTLLDVGCGWGSTMMRAIERYDVNVIGLTLSENQKAHVERIFAKSDSPRDKQVRLQGWEQFDEPVDRIVSIGAFEHFGFDRYADFFKMAYAALPDDGVMLLHTITALTLPQMADRKIPLTFEVARFVKFILTEIFPGGRLPSIEKVSEYATPAGFTLTRRQSLQLHYARTLDTWAGALAAHKDQAIAVQSEEVYNRYMHYLTGCAHGFRTGYIDVHQFTLAK